The Streptomyces aurantiacus genome includes a region encoding these proteins:
- a CDS encoding sigma factor-like helix-turn-helix DNA-binding protein translates to MHDDMEQVPGIADPVDRAKAAIDLMARYQGWVLELSRIRREAIEEAQASGLTQAEIAKRLGVSRGRVGQLASAGPPPERAFFGTDLVTVSLGGKPEADKTPEQNPSDVVAREDLDNFEHLRKLLSGMKLEAQYEVIPSTGIVNLNRENHVVVCGPRLSPIVAQVLEGDNNLRFEKDRAWHLVDQKAGKAYRSPMDENGSAGDFGYLGRLPRLDGRGTFLYIAGIHAIGANGVVHFLENNLAELYREVRTRRFSTLISCRYDPETLDVLESRRVTPLYRHEG, encoded by the coding sequence GTGCACGACGACATGGAGCAGGTGCCTGGGATCGCGGACCCAGTCGACCGAGCCAAAGCCGCAATCGACCTGATGGCGAGGTATCAGGGCTGGGTGCTGGAGCTGTCCCGCATCCGGCGCGAGGCCATCGAGGAGGCGCAGGCGTCCGGTTTGACTCAGGCTGAGATCGCCAAGCGGCTCGGGGTCAGTCGAGGCCGAGTAGGGCAGCTAGCGTCCGCCGGCCCGCCGCCAGAGCGGGCGTTCTTCGGTACGGACCTGGTGACGGTGTCGCTCGGCGGCAAACCGGAAGCAGACAAGACCCCCGAACAAAACCCCAGCGACGTCGTCGCGAGGGAAGATCTCGACAACTTTGAGCACCTGCGCAAGCTGCTGAGCGGCATGAAGCTTGAGGCTCAGTACGAGGTGATCCCCTCGACAGGCATCGTCAACCTGAACCGCGAAAACCACGTGGTCGTCTGCGGCCCACGGCTGTCGCCCATCGTGGCTCAGGTTCTGGAGGGCGATAACAACCTGCGGTTTGAGAAGGACCGAGCCTGGCACTTGGTGGACCAAAAAGCCGGGAAGGCGTACCGGTCACCGATGGATGAGAACGGCTCAGCGGGTGACTTCGGCTACCTCGGGCGACTCCCTCGCCTGGACGGCCGAGGGACGTTCCTCTACATCGCTGGAATCCACGCCATAGGCGCCAACGGAGTCGTTCACTTCCTGGAGAACAACCTTGCCGAGCTTTACCGAGAGGTCCGCACTCGACGCTTCTCAACACTCATTTCGTGCCGCTACGACCCCGAGACACTCGACGTGCTGGAGAGTCGACGTGTCACTCCGCTGTACCGACATGAGGGCTGA
- a CDS encoding protein phosphatase 2C domain-containing protein — protein MAGTSTLAVVLDGLSTAGLTTGCRHGVPWYVAHLGSQLIAALTDPNRPLVNGLADALERVAKMHPECDLNNPGTPSATVAILRHRHDALDHLVLADSPIIFNSPRGYSVITDLRVDDVLPEMKAEVERHETHTEGHREALRRFVLAQRQVRNTPDGYWVAAARPDAAEHSLTGATPLREVHAAAVMSDGASRLVTEYEMATWPEVFATLRTGGPRELIDTVRKVEATDPTGRRWPRYKSGDDAAVAFCQW, from the coding sequence GTGGCCGGCACGTCCACGCTCGCGGTCGTGCTCGACGGGCTCAGCACTGCAGGCCTGACCACGGGGTGCCGCCATGGCGTCCCGTGGTATGTCGCCCACCTCGGAAGTCAGCTCATAGCTGCTCTGACAGACCCAAACCGACCACTCGTAAATGGCTTGGCGGACGCCCTCGAACGCGTGGCAAAGATGCACCCCGAGTGCGATCTCAACAACCCGGGAACGCCATCAGCCACAGTCGCGATCCTGCGCCATAGACACGACGCCCTTGACCACCTGGTTCTCGCAGACTCACCCATCATCTTCAACAGCCCCCGTGGCTACTCAGTGATCACCGATCTCCGCGTTGACGATGTCCTTCCCGAGATGAAAGCCGAAGTCGAGAGGCACGAGACCCACACCGAAGGACACAGAGAGGCTCTTCGACGCTTCGTGCTTGCTCAACGACAGGTGCGCAATACGCCGGACGGGTATTGGGTCGCTGCAGCCAGGCCTGACGCGGCTGAGCACTCACTGACCGGCGCAACTCCCCTTCGAGAGGTGCACGCCGCCGCCGTCATGTCCGACGGCGCATCGCGGCTCGTGACCGAGTACGAGATGGCGACGTGGCCCGAAGTGTTCGCGACGCTCCGGACGGGGGGGCCGCGCGAGCTGATTGACACCGTGCGCAAGGTGGAGGCCACGGATCCCACAGGGCGGCGGTGGCCTCGGTACAAGTCGGGGGACGACGCCGCCGTTGCCTTCTGTCAATGGTGA
- a CDS encoding Fic family protein, translating to MKLIVESEPEKITRILTAPGAGPTDPYLPWDKLRYKNPPEDLTHEEWWAGIKLARRRVQRRLPLLDIDGKPFVFALPDVILKSLEEVSRDASGKITISEQVTNPATRDRYLINSLIEEAINSSQLEGASTSRAVAKEMIRTQRQPRDRDERMIYNNYQAMRMIGDLRNERLTPEMICEIHRVVTDGTLDNPSASGRFQLPDEDRVSVWNGDLLLHTPPAAETLSARVQKLCDFANGELDDAYIPPVLRAITVHFMIGYDHPFEDGNGRTARALFYWSMLNQGYWLTEYVAISPILKNAPSKYAHSYLHSEDDENDLTYFHLYQLGVLQRSIAQLHEYLSKKAEEVRELQQTISGAQKLFNHRQIALLNHAMKNPGASVTAQSHMASHNVVYETARQDLIGLENYGLFAKGKSGRSFSWRPVEDLAQRLRGMNEETETE from the coding sequence ATGAAGCTCATCGTGGAATCGGAGCCGGAGAAGATTACAAGGATTCTTACCGCTCCGGGTGCCGGGCCAACTGATCCATATCTACCCTGGGATAAGCTCCGGTACAAGAACCCTCCCGAAGATCTCACGCACGAGGAGTGGTGGGCGGGAATTAAGCTTGCCCGTCGCAGAGTGCAGCGGAGACTTCCATTGCTTGACATCGATGGGAAGCCGTTCGTTTTCGCACTCCCGGATGTCATTTTGAAGTCGCTGGAAGAAGTTAGCCGTGACGCCAGCGGGAAAATCACGATCAGCGAGCAGGTCACTAACCCTGCAACTCGCGACCGCTACTTGATTAACTCCTTGATTGAGGAGGCAATTAACTCTAGCCAGCTAGAAGGCGCATCCACTAGCCGGGCAGTGGCAAAAGAGATGATTCGAACTCAGCGTCAGCCGCGCGACCGCGACGAGCGAATGATCTACAATAATTACCAAGCAATGCGAATGATTGGGGATTTGCGAAATGAGCGCTTGACTCCGGAAATGATCTGCGAGATTCATCGAGTCGTTACCGATGGCACGCTGGACAATCCAAGTGCGTCCGGTCGGTTCCAGTTGCCGGACGAAGATCGTGTAAGTGTTTGGAACGGTGATCTCCTGCTGCATACACCCCCTGCGGCAGAGACTCTTTCTGCGCGCGTGCAAAAGCTATGTGACTTCGCAAATGGCGAATTGGATGATGCGTATATTCCACCCGTCCTACGGGCCATCACGGTCCATTTTATGATCGGATACGACCATCCGTTTGAGGACGGGAATGGCCGAACGGCTCGGGCTCTGTTCTACTGGTCAATGTTGAATCAGGGCTACTGGCTCACCGAGTATGTCGCCATCTCTCCGATTCTGAAGAATGCCCCTTCCAAGTATGCGCATAGTTACTTGCATTCTGAAGATGATGAGAATGATCTCACCTACTTCCACTTGTACCAATTGGGGGTTCTGCAGCGGTCCATTGCTCAGTTGCACGAATATTTGAGCAAAAAGGCGGAGGAGGTTCGCGAGCTGCAGCAGACTATCTCTGGAGCGCAGAAGCTTTTCAATCACCGGCAAATTGCCTTGCTCAATCATGCGATGAAGAACCCGGGTGCATCGGTCACTGCGCAGTCGCATATGGCGAGTCATAACGTTGTGTATGAAACGGCGAGGCAAGATCTAATTGGGTTGGAGAATTACGGGCTTTTCGCAAAAGGGAAGAGTGGTCGTTCGTTTAGCTGGAGGCCGGTGGAAGATCTGGCGCAGCGTCTGCGTGGGATGAATGAGGAAACTGAAACCGAGTAA
- a CDS encoding CBS domain-containing protein has translation MLVRDAMSTVVLTIGPAHTLRKAAALMSARRIGAAVVLDPDDSALGILTERDILNSIGLGQSPDTERAHAHTTTDVVFATPTWTLEEAASAMAHGGFRHLIVLEHGEPVGIVSVRDIIRCWAPLRQPAPA, from the coding sequence ATGCTCGTCCGCGACGCCATGAGCACGGTGGTCCTCACCATCGGCCCCGCCCACACCCTTCGCAAGGCCGCCGCGCTGATGTCCGCGCGTCGTATCGGCGCGGCCGTGGTCCTCGACCCCGACGACAGCGCGCTCGGCATCCTCACCGAGCGCGACATCCTCAACTCCATCGGCCTGGGCCAGAGCCCGGACACCGAGCGGGCCCACGCCCACACGACCACCGACGTGGTGTTCGCCACCCCGACCTGGACGCTGGAGGAGGCCGCTTCGGCCATGGCCCACGGCGGTTTCCGTCATCTCATCGTCCTCGAGCACGGCGAGCCGGTCGGCATCGTCTCGGTCCGCGACATCATCCGCTGCTGGGCGCCGCTCCGTCAGCCCGCCCCGGCCTGA
- a CDS encoding Fur family transcriptional regulator: MSDLLERLRGRGWRMTAQRRVVAEVLGGDHVHLTADEVHARAVVKLPEISRATVYNTLGELVSLGEVLEVATDKRAKRYDPNAHRPHHHLVCARCGAIKDVHPGGNPLADLPDSERFGFTVSDVEVTYRGVCPNCAAA, translated from the coding sequence ATGAGCGACCTGTTGGAACGACTGCGCGGACGCGGCTGGCGTATGACAGCGCAGCGGCGTGTCGTGGCGGAGGTCCTCGGAGGCGATCACGTGCACCTGACGGCCGACGAGGTACACGCGCGGGCCGTTGTGAAGCTTCCGGAGATCTCCCGGGCGACCGTCTACAACACGCTGGGCGAGCTGGTCTCGCTCGGCGAGGTGCTGGAAGTCGCCACGGACAAGCGCGCGAAGCGGTACGACCCGAACGCCCACCGGCCGCACCACCACCTGGTCTGCGCCCGGTGCGGCGCGATCAAGGACGTGCACCCGGGCGGCAATCCGCTGGCGGATCTCCCCGACTCGGAGCGCTTCGGCTTCACGGTCTCGGACGTAGAGGTGACGTACCGCGGCGTGTGCCCGAACTGCGCGGCGGCCTGA